One genomic window of Cricetulus griseus strain 17A/GY chromosome 3, alternate assembly CriGri-PICRH-1.0, whole genome shotgun sequence includes the following:
- the Ifit2 gene encoding interferon-induced protein with tetratricopeptide repeats 2, protein MSTTTKKSLESKLQQLKCHFTWNLMAGDESLDEFEDKVFNKDEFQNSECKATMCNILAFVKHRRGQNVSALKELEKAEQFIQQQHPDHVEIRSIVTWGNYAWVYYHMGQLEKAQAYLDKVRQVCEKFSSPYRIESPELDCEEGWARLKCTRNQNERVKVCFEKALEKEPKNPEFTSGWAISNYRLDFWPAQQNAVDSLKQAIRMSPNSPYVKVLLALKLEMNQENQGKELVEEALREAPGETDVLRSAARFYYKTHDKDRAIQLLSQALELLPNNAYVYYYIGCFYRSKVLQIDSRRETSQNENREQLLKQAIYYLKKAEETKEMIKDSCSYLAQLYVLAEQYKEADYYFQKGFKKELTPGLKQLLHLRYGNFQFFQMKCEDKAIHQYLEGVKIRQKTKPKEKMTNKLRLIAERRRSQNGFDSKALHILAFLRELNKESQQAAKDSERGQDSERPVFSASLHEGGNEV, encoded by the exons ATGAG CACAACCACTAAGAAATCCTTGGAGAGCAAGCTACAGCAGCTAAAATGCCATTTCACCTGGAACTTGATGGCAGGAGACGAGTCATTGGATGAGTTTGAGGACAAGGTGTTTAACAAGGATGAGTTTCAGAACAGTGAGTGTAAAGCCACAATGTGCAACATATTGGCGTTTGTAAAGCACCGCAGAGGCCAAAACGTGTCAGCGCTGAAAGAGTTAGAGAAAGCTGAACAGTTCATCCAGCAACAGCATCCTGACCACGTAGAAATCAGAAGTATAGTCACCTGGGGAAACTATGCTTGGGTTTACTATCACATGGGCCAACTCGAAAAAGCTCAGGCTTATCTTGACAAGGTGAGACAGGTCTGTGAGAAGTTTTCCAGTCCCTACAGGATTGAGAGTCCTGAGCTGGACTGTGAGGAAGGGTGGGCCCGACTGAAGTGTACCCGAAACCAAAATGAGAGAGTGAAGGTATGTTTTGAAAAGGCTCTGGAAAAGGAACCGAAGAACCCAGAATTCACCAGCGGCTGGGCCATCTCAAACTACCGTCTAGACTTCTGGCCAGCACAGCAGAATGCCGTCGACTCTCTGAAGCAAGCCATTAGAATGTCTCCCAACAGCCCTTATGTTAAAGTACTCTTGGCCCTGAAACTTGAGATGAATCAGGAAAACCAGGGAAAGGAACTGGTTGAAGAAGCCTTAAGGGAAGCCCCAGGTGAGACAGATGTACTTCGAAGTGCAGCCAGGTTTTATTATAAGACACATGATAAAGACAGAGCTATACAGTTGCTTAGCCAGGCTTTAGAACTCCTACCCAACAATGCCTATGTGTATTACTATATTGGGTGTTTCTATAGGTCAAAAGTCCTTCAAATAGATTCCAGAAGAGAAACTTCACAGAATGAGAATAGAGAGCAGTTACTGAAACAAGCAATTTATTACTTAAAGAAAGCAGAAGAGACCAAGGAGATGATCAAAGATTCCTGTAGCTACCTTGCTCAACTTTATGTCCTGGCAGAGCAGTACAAAGAAGCCGATTATTACTTCCAGAAAGGATTCAAGAAGGAACTCACTCCTGGCCTTAAACAGTTGCTCCACCTACGGTATGGCAATTTTCAGTTTTTTCAAATGAAGTGTGAAGACAAGGCCATCCACCAGTATCTTGAGGGTGTGAAAATAAGGCAGAAGACGAAGCCTAAAGAAAAGATGACAAACAAACTTAGATTGATTGCTGAAAGGAGACGTTCTCAAAATGGATTTGACTCCAAGGCCTTGCACATCTTGGCGTTTCTTCGGGAGTTGAATAAAGAAAGCCAGCAAGCTGCTAAAGACTCTGAGAGGGGACAGGACTCTGAGAGGCCTGTTTTTTCAGCGTCTTTGCATGAGGGGGGGAATGAAGTGTAG